AGGTCCACTTATTTCTTATAAAAATATCAAAAAACAAATTTATGATGCTAGTTACTCTGATTATAAAAAATGGCTTGATGAAACAGAAATTCCTACTCAAAGAGAATGTGCTGCTTCAATGGATTTCCAAGAAGGATGTAAGGCATTTATGGAAAAAAGAAAAGCTGTTTTTAAAGGAAAATAATCAAATCTTATAAAAGAAAGGTGGGATAAAAAGTGTTATCGAAAATATTTTCAATGGAAGAAATTTTAAAAAAATTTCATGATGGTCAAACTATAATGTTTGGAGATTGGCACGGAGAATTCGCAGCTGATGATATAATAGATGGAATGTTAGAAAAAGGTGTTAAAGATATACATGCTATTGCTGTTTCTGGAGGAATGCCAGACCTTGGAGTTGGAAAATTAATAAATGCTAAACGTGTTAAAAGTCTTATTACAACTCACATCGGATTTAATCCAGTAGCTAGAGACCAAATGTTCGCTGGAGAATTAGATATAGAATTTAGTCCTCAAGGAACTTTTTCAGAAAGAATTCGTTGTGGTGGTTTTGGTTTAGGAGGATGTTTAACTCCTACAGGACTTGGAACAGAAGTTGAAAAAGGAAAACAAAAATTAGAAATTAATGGTAAAGAATATTTATTAGAATTACCATTAAGAGCTGATATTACTTTAATAAAAGCTACTAAAGCTGATACTGCTGGAAATATTTCTTTTAGAATGAACTCAAGAGCTATTAGTACAGAAATGGCTTTTGCTGGAGATATTGTTATTGTTGAGGCTGAAGAGTTAGTTGAGTTTGGAGAATTAGGACCTAATGAAATCGATATACCTGCTCCATTAGTTGATATGGTTTATGTAAGAGAAGGTAATACTAGACATGTATGTCCTTATTGGCAAAGATTAAAACAAAAAGCTCAAGAAGGAGGTAAATAATTATGGCTGAATTAAAAGGACGTTCATTAATTGCTTCTCGTTGTGCTAAGTTTTTTAAAGACGGAGATTTTGTAAATCTAGGAATCGGAGTTCCTTTAATGTGTGTTAACTATCTACCTAAAGGTGTTGATATATGGCTTGAAGCTGAAATTGGTACTGTAGGTAGTGGACCTTCTCCTAGTTGGGATGAAGCTGATATAGATATTATTGATGCTGGTGGTATGCCTGCTTCTGTAATTCCTGGTGGAAGTATTTACGACCATACTACAGGATTTGGATTTATTCGTGGTGGACATATTGATATAGCTGTTCTTGGAACACTTCAAGTTGACCAAGAAGGAAATATAGCAAACTGGACAATTCCTGGAAAATTAGTTCCTGGTATGGGTGGAGCTATGGATTTATGCTCTGGTGTAAAACGTATAATTGTTGCTACAGAACATTGTGAAAAAAATGGTTCCTCTAAGATTTTGAAAAAATGTACATTACCTTTAACAGGAAAAAATTGTGTAACTGATATTGTAACTGAAAGATGTTATTTTCAAGTTACACCAGAAGGATTAGTTCTTAAAGAGTTAGCTCCTGGATATACTGTTGAAGATATTCTAGCTTGTACTGAAGCAAAAGTTATAGTTCCTGATGAAATTGGAGTTATGGAATAATTAAATTATAAAATAAATTGAAAAAATAGAGGTGTTGTAAAATTAATTACAACATCTCTATTTTTATATAGAAATTTATTTTAATAATCTTAAAATAAATTTCCAAAAATTTTGCTCTTTTCTACTCATCTAATTCAACACAAGCTTTTTCAAATTCTTTTTGGCTTTCTTGAAACTTTTTCTCTTTATATGGAAAATTTTTATCAAAATTTTCCATTTCTTCTTCTGTAGCTTCTAAATCTTTAGAAAATTTTGGATAACCTGATATATTTTTCAACGCATCTTCATAAAGTGGTAATACCAATAACCCTTTATAAAATTTTCCATCTTCCATATAAATATTATATTTTTTTCCTCCTAAAAATCCATATGTTTCATAGTGATATGGATAACCTAAAGTTATAATTGCTCTATATCCCATTTCTTTTGCTTTCTCAATAGTATAAGTTATTAATTTTCTTCCTAAACCTTGTCTATGAAATTTTGGAGATATAAATACAGGTCCAAAAGATATAACTTCATATTCTTCTTGATTTTTTCCTATGATTTTTGAGTTAGAATAAAAAATTCCTCCCTCTACTTGATTATCTACTTCTATTACATAAGTTAAATCTTTTATAAAATCTTGTGATTTACGAATTTTATTTACTATAACATGTTCTTTAGCTCCTGGAAAATATAAATTCCAAAATGCTTCTCTTGCTATTTCCTCTACTCTTCTATAATCTTTTTCTTCTTCTTTTCTTATAACTATATTCATACTAATAACCTCTTCTCTTTTGTTTATCTTTGATAAAATTTCTAACTTTTTTCATTCCACCAATCTCTTTAAACATATGATCTAATTTTTGTTTTTCCAATTCTTTTCCTCTTAGACCATCATAGGAATTTTCTCTTTTTATTTTAAAATAATTTTCAACTCTTCTCTTATCTAAAGTTCCCAATTCAATAGCTTTTCTTACTTGACACCCTGGTTCATTAGTATGAGTACAATCTGAAAAACGACATTTTTTTATCAATTCTTCTATATCATCATAATATTTATCCAAATTTATATCTCTTACTCCTATTTCTCTCATTCCTGGAGTATCAATGATAACTCCACCATATAAGCTTATTACCATTTCTCTATTAGTTGTTGTATGTTTTCCTTTATCATTCTTTCCTATCTCTTGAGTTAATAAAATTTCTTCTCCAATTAATTCATTAATTAAAGTTGTTTTACCTACTCCTGAAGAACCTATAAAAGCAACTGTTTGATTTTTAGCTAAAAATTTTTTAAATTTCTCTTTATTATTTTCTTTATTGCTTGTTAATATAATATCAGAAAAAGCTGAAATTGATTCTACCTCTTTTATTTTTTCTTGAATACTTTCACACAAATCAGATTTTGTTAAAACTATTACAGGGATTGCACCACTATCCCAAGCTATTGATAAATATCTTTCTAATCTATTCAAATTATAGTTTTCATTTAAGGACATACATATAAATACAGTATCTATATTTGCTACTATCCCCTGTTTATCATCTTTTTTCTCATTTGAAGAACGAAAAAATACACTTTTTCTTGATAAAATTTTATTAATAATAACATTCCCTTGATTTTTAGAAACTAAAACATAATCTCCTACTAAGGGCAATTTTAAACTCTCATCTATTTCATATCTTAATTTTCCAGATAATTCTGCTAATTTTTCTCCGTTCTCTAAACTAACTTTGTACATCCCTTTATATTGTGCAATTACTCTTCCTAGCTCAAATTCTGGAAAACTTTTAGCTTCTATAATATAATTTTCTTTTACACCATAATCTTGTAATTTATTCAATTTTTCCTCTTAAATTTTCAATTATTTTACTTTATTATAATAAGGAGGTTTTATTTTTTTAGTTATTTTCCACCTCCTTTTTTATTACACTCTCTAATACACCTTTATTTTTTAACATAATTCATCAACTCCTTTCATATTATTTTCATAATTTAATTAATTTTTTTATTCTTTTAAATATTTTAAAAGAAATTATTATTTAAAATATATTATTCCTATATTTCTATCTTTAGATTTATCTCTTCTAAAAGAGTGAAATCTTTTATTTCCATAAGTACATTCTTCACAATAAATTAAATTTTCTTTTAATATTCCATTTTTTATAAGATTTTCTATATTAAAAAAAAGATTATCAAAATGCCATTTTCCATTTATTTTTATAAAAGTTTTATTTACTAAATCTTCTGAAAATTTATTTTTAAAATTTTCATAAAATTCCTCTCCCACTTCATAATTTTTACAACTTATACCTATTCCCACTCCCACTAAAACATCTTCTCTTTTAGAATTATAATTTTTTTCCATAAGTTCTAAAGCTCTTATTCCAATCTCTTGAAAAGTTCCCTTCCAACCTGAATGACATATACCAATTACAAAATTTTTAGTATCATAAAAATATATTGGTAAACAATCAGCATGTTTTGTTATAAGAATTATATTTTTTCTTTTAGTAATAAAACCATCTACATTTTCATAAAAATAATCTTTTGTATCTTCCTTTATATCTATTATTTTATCTGTATGACCTTGTTTTGCAAAAACTACTATTTTATCTTTAACACCAAATTTTTCAAAAAAATTTTTTTTATTTTCTTCTGTATTACCTAAAAAATTTTTTATATCTCCTATTTCTTTAGTTGTAAAAAAAGCATCTACTTCATATTTCTCAAATTCTTCTATCTGAAAATATTTTCCTTTATCTTTAAACATATTTTTCTCCTTAACTAAATTCTAATTTATTATAACATTTTTCAAAAAATAAAAAAAGAAGTCTAATTTCTTAGACTTCAATTAATTTATTATTCTACTGCTGCTGTCACAACTATTTCTACTAATAATTCTTTTTCAGCAAGTGCTGCTTCTACACAAGCTCTAGCTGGAGCAAATCCAGGTTCTACCCAATTATCCCAAACTTCATTCATCTCATCAAAATAACTAATATCTTTTAAATAAATAGTAGCCATAAGAATTTTTGTTTTATCAGAACCAATCTCTTTTAAAACTCTTTCAATATTTTCTAAAGCTTCTCTTGTTTGAGTCTGAACATCCTTTTTTCCTTCATTTTCTTCAAAACAACATTGTCCACAAAGATAAGCTACTCCATTATAAATAACTGCTTCACTTAATCTTTTTCCAACATTATATCTTTTTATCATATTTATTCCCTCCTTAGTTTTTCTTTTGCTTTAATAATATTTAATAAAATTTTTTACTAGAAAAATTTAAAAATTCCAGCTCCTGCCCCTACATAAGGAGTTACTTTTACTGGATGTTTTTTATCAAAAGTAAGTCCTACATTTACTCCAGCCCCTGCTCCAGCTCTTACTGAAGTACAACTAATAAATATCATAACCATTAATATTAAAAAAATAATTCTTTTTATATTTCTCATCATAGGAATTTCCTCCTAAAAATTTTCTAATCACTAATAAGTATACATTATTCTATAAAATAAATAAAGAGATTTATTTTATTTTATAAAAAAATTTTGTTAGAATAAAGTCAAAATAAAAGAAGACTA
The DNA window shown above is from Fusobacterium perfoetens ATCC 29250 and carries:
- a CDS encoding CoA transferase subunit A; this encodes MLSKIFSMEEILKKFHDGQTIMFGDWHGEFAADDIIDGMLEKGVKDIHAIAVSGGMPDLGVGKLINAKRVKSLITTHIGFNPVARDQMFAGELDIEFSPQGTFSERIRCGGFGLGGCLTPTGLGTEVEKGKQKLEINGKEYLLELPLRADITLIKATKADTAGNISFRMNSRAISTEMAFAGDIVIVEAEELVEFGELGPNEIDIPAPLVDMVYVREGNTRHVCPYWQRLKQKAQEGGK
- a CDS encoding CoA transferase subunit B, giving the protein MAELKGRSLIASRCAKFFKDGDFVNLGIGVPLMCVNYLPKGVDIWLEAEIGTVGSGPSPSWDEADIDIIDAGGMPASVIPGGSIYDHTTGFGFIRGGHIDIAVLGTLQVDQEGNIANWTIPGKLVPGMGGAMDLCSGVKRIIVATEHCEKNGSSKILKKCTLPLTGKNCVTDIVTERCYFQVTPEGLVLKELAPGYTVEDILACTEAKVIVPDEIGVME
- a CDS encoding GNAT family N-acetyltransferase — translated: MNIVIRKEEEKDYRRVEEIAREAFWNLYFPGAKEHVIVNKIRKSQDFIKDLTYVIEVDNQVEGGIFYSNSKIIGKNQEEYEVISFGPVFISPKFHRQGLGRKLITYTIEKAKEMGYRAIITLGYPYHYETYGFLGGKKYNIYMEDGKFYKGLLVLPLYEDALKNISGYPKFSKDLEATEEEMENFDKNFPYKEKKFQESQKEFEKACVELDE
- the rsgA gene encoding ribosome small subunit-dependent GTPase A, which codes for MNKLQDYGVKENYIIEAKSFPEFELGRVIAQYKGMYKVSLENGEKLAELSGKLRYEIDESLKLPLVGDYVLVSKNQGNVIINKILSRKSVFFRSSNEKKDDKQGIVANIDTVFICMSLNENYNLNRLERYLSIAWDSGAIPVIVLTKSDLCESIQEKIKEVESISAFSDIILTSNKENNKEKFKKFLAKNQTVAFIGSSGVGKTTLINELIGEEILLTQEIGKNDKGKHTTTNREMVISLYGGVIIDTPGMREIGVRDINLDKYYDDIEELIKKCRFSDCTHTNEPGCQVRKAIELGTLDKRRVENYFKIKRENSYDGLRGKELEKQKLDHMFKEIGGMKKVRNFIKDKQKRRGY
- the pgeF gene encoding peptidoglycan editing factor PgeF gives rise to the protein MFKDKGKYFQIEEFEKYEVDAFFTTKEIGDIKNFLGNTEENKKNFFEKFGVKDKIVVFAKQGHTDKIIDIKEDTKDYFYENVDGFITKRKNIILITKHADCLPIYFYDTKNFVIGICHSGWKGTFQEIGIRALELMEKNYNSKREDVLVGVGIGISCKNYEVGEEFYENFKNKFSEDLVNKTFIKINGKWHFDNLFFNIENLIKNGILKENLIYCEECTYGNKRFHSFRRDKSKDRNIGIIYFK
- a CDS encoding RidA family protein; the protein is MIKRYNVGKRLSEAVIYNGVAYLCGQCCFEENEGKKDVQTQTREALENIERVLKEIGSDKTKILMATIYLKDISYFDEMNEVWDNWVEPGFAPARACVEAALAEKELLVEIVVTAAVE